The genomic interval TTCATGATTCATTGTTTACACATAAACATGGTTTAATATTAAGAAGCTTGTAATTAACTTAATCAGCAAATTGAAAAtttaggagtgtgtgtgtgtgtgtgtgtgtgtgtgtgtcctgtttgtttgtttgttttcaacagtggctgtgttaTGTTAGTCTTCATCAGATAGGAATGAGGATGAGACAAGTATCTACTTGAGCCAGATTAGAGCTGCTGTATGGAGGTGACAGGAGACATAAATAGCACCAACTCTTAcacaatagcaacaatagctcAACATAAAGACTCTAGTTCATAACGACATTACCATAAATAGTGTTATTCAATTTTTTTCAGCAGTCATCTGAATCCgtgacagcagctccagttATTCTTCATTGGTTTGATGCTCTAAACGACTGATGCAACTGGATAAATATCCACTTTCACGCTTGACAGTCACAAaggataataatataataatgcatCATGTTATTGCAAAGTGCTCCTGTCAAGGGGACACGAAGCACTACTGTCATAATATGTGACACTGAGGATCGAAGACTCATTACGTAGAATGATTTTAAATAAGAAAGCAAGGTCATAAATGATCACAGTCTTTATTTTAGTTAAACTGACTGGCAACTGGCAAGAACGTCTTAACATAATGATTCATAATACAATTGTATAATACTGACTTTATAAAATGAATGTATTAGGTTTGAGAGCTTTCTTGTCATTACTCAGGGCTGAAGTCTTTTGCAGGTCAGTCCAGTGCTTTCACAAGACTGGGAGAGAGGCCACATGACTGCTATCTGAGGGTTGACCTACAAGGTGTCAGCTCACATTTCCAGAAACCATTAGGCCAGTGAACTGCTGATCAAAACAGATGGTCACTCATGAGCTACTTGTTGTGCAGGAGGGTCAGAGGAAGCGCTGAGAgacagggaaggaggaggatcCACAGGAACGAGAGGTAGCACGGTGTCGCCCTTAGATGCATGAAGCCTGGTTAGTCAGCTGTGACTGTTCTGTAGATACAGAGTAACAAACCTTACTTCAGTTGACCCCAAATGTTCTAGTGTATCGCTGCAATAAGTGAATGTACCTACTCACAGCATATAACTGCAGAAACCATAGGTGTCTGCAGAGAGGCTGCGTTCAAATGCTTCTTTACCCCTTTGTGCTTTAAACCCTATTAATACAAGGACTTCCCTTTGTATTTCTAGAGACTCGGATCAGTTGTTTGGACAGATACTGTCTGACGTCTTCCTTTGAGGACAAGGCAAAGTAGTGTCATATCTATTTCCATCTCCTTTCTGAGGGATTTGACCTGTCCAactgtctctttgtgtttggAGCCTGCTAATCATCACTTTTGGCTATATTTGTGCTTGTTATCGAACTAATAAAAGGTGACAGGTCACCATAATGAAACCATGGGGCGGCTCCGCGGCACAGACAGTCATGCAAGAACCACACATTCGTCCCCATAATGCACGcgataaacaaataaaatcaaattacACTGTAGCTGTGGTGGGAACAAATGTTGATGTGTTGAACTGGGAACGTTCACGTGGTGCTTCAGCTAATTTTAGCTCGGAAGAGGTGTTTTATGAAGCTCCATGTGTGGGTGAACAGTCGTGTTAACCCCTACTCAAAGTTACTGATAGGGAGACGAGGCCCCAGCGTGCTCTGCTTTAAAAAGTCCGTACCCATGACTGCCTGGTGCCCCTCAGGACTCACATATCCATACAGTACCGTGGTCCTGTAAATACTCTGGATAATAAATGATGGTTCTGAAAGCAAACGGCTGGTGTAAGTCCTGCTTCCGTGCCTGTTGTCtaaataatttatcatttagGCTGAGACTTATGGAGGAATTCCCTGGGCTCAAACTCAGATGTATGACTTATTCAATGTGCCTGGTTTCTCAATAGACCCTTCTATTTTTAGTTGTttgagcggagggaggagggagaggcagacacaaagagacgggtcacaacagaagccagaATCTattgaagaaataaaacaactaAAAACAAGCCATGAGTGAGAGCACGGGCTTCCGGTGGCTCAACCTGCTCATCATCAGCCTGCGGGACGGGTGAGGACAGGAGGGAGAGGGGCGtcccctctcccctccacccACCGAGTACCTGCTGGAAGAGAGGCGGCAGGGAGGGGGTGGGGTCGGgggctctcctcctccctctatAAGAGCATTAGAGTGTTCTGGTGGCGACAGGGCTGTCGGGGTCAGATGGCTGCTCAGCCTGATTAGACCAGCTCACGGCGGATCCTCAGCCCAGCTCAGCGCGTCGCCTGCAGCCAGCGAGCCAGCGATTCAGCTACAGGTTGTTCAGGGGGACTTCAAGCAGGTGGTTCAGCCTCGAGAgtgaggcagaggtggaggagctggggtTCGGCGTGCGCCTGGAGATGATGCTGAGGAGCTGAGCGGTAAGGACGCGCAATGAAACTGTATTTGTTGAAAAGGTTGTGTAACAGGTGAGCGTTAACACTCATCTACAAATACAGATGAGTGTGAGAGAACTTGCTGGACCTATTATCCGCCATGATCAGACAATGTGACGTGTGATAGAATCAGCCGCTAGTATAGATACAGCTATAAATACAGCTGCAGGTATTCGGTGCCTTCAGGGCTCGCTATAACAGGCAGTCAGCTGGTCGCATGTCAGcacccagtgctgctgctgcgccggcggccgctgctgctgcaggactttGGTGTAACTCCCAGTCCCAGTTTGTGGACGTCTCTGTCCAGCAGCCAAGCAGTTCACTGAGGTAAGAGAGACGGCTGGATCGGCTTACGGCTATTTTTTAGATGTGGGAATGTAGCACATCCCCTTCTCCTGAGTGGCTTGTGATTGGAGCTGGTgcagaaacccccccccccccgtgtgcAGCTCAGAGCAGTGGAGGTGAATGTGCTCGGACAGGATTAAACGTAGTTGAGGCTACTACTAacgcagcagaagaagaagactgagGTCCACTCTTAACTTCTTTGGGTCCTGACCCGGCCCGTGACAGGGAACCAGTCAGCTGGGAGCACAGCTGTCTTCACAAGGCTAACTCGCCTTGCAGGGACGGTCAGCTCTACACTTTTAAGTGGAGTTACTGCTGATCTCTGGCCATTTTGCTGCTTCTTTCCTTTAGTGGCGCCGCTTGTCTGACCTAATTTGTGATGCAACCTATCTGTTTCAGGCTAATCTCATTTATAGCCTCTGTCTCACTGTTACTGTAGTTTTTTGTTGTGCTTTAGTCACATGCACCTTTTAGGGAGCCAGAACACATTTTTTGTATTGACTGAATGGAAAGACATTGACCTCTGTCCTGATTGGACGTAACATGGGATGAATCTCTAATTATAGCTCATTATATAGTCAACAACCTGGAATAGACTGCACTCTTCTGGAAGAGTGAGTAAGTTGGTACGTGATTAAGCAGCATGTGTCTGTGCTCCTGGGGTTGTGAAGAGGTGACCACAGATTACCCAGCATGCCTCTGGGCTTTCTCTGGTTGTTTGTCTGAATGTGCTGTTCGCTGGGTGGAGAGTCATGGACCATGTGGACTATTATGTGAGCCGCTGAATCACTTCTAACTCTCACTGGCAGCAGTTTTCATCGCTTCTTTGCTTGTTCCCGCAGAACCGCTGTTTGATGGAGTTTGTGCGGCAGAGCGGCGACTACTGCCACGCCCAACACATTTAGACGGTGCTGGAGATGAAGGTGCTGCGTGCAGCCCCGCGGCCCTGAGTCCCGAGCGACCCCTGGCCTTTTGCCCGCTGCACCAGCCAGCTCATGGGGTAAGAAGCGGAGCCCTGACACGGGAAGCCAACCGAGGAGGGAGCTGCCGGGAAAGACAAGGACTGGACGGAGACAtagacacaaagagacacacgaTGTAGCTGCCTGGACTAATGCACTCAGTCAACTGATGGACCTCAGAGTGAAAACACCTTAAATTTAAACAGACTGGGAATCCAGAATAACGTGGAGAGCTGGTATCAGCTGAGGACAAAGCTGCTGCTACAGCTGGAGATAAAGGTGAAGTGTGGACACCTCCCACATGTTTAGTGTTGTATTTTTAGATGCTGTGTCTTAAAAGCTTAAAATGCGTTGCCTTAAAAACCCTTTCTTTAAATGCGTGAAcagtgatgtcactgatgaATAAGCATTAATCAACAACAAGACAGTGCGGGAATCACCAAATCACACCATTTGCATTTCCAGCTTTGAGAGGAGGCCTAATTAAACAGCATAAGTGGAAACACCTGCGCTGGTTCGTCATGGTGAAATGTGGCTTCACCTACACATTTCATTACTTTGTTAAAGGTTCTCATGTTACATGACTGGAAACACGGTAAGAAACAACCAACTCTGTCCGGACTGAAGGATTTAGTTCCTACTCTGTGTAGTAATGTGTAAACCCCTGCCTCAGacgtatacagtacatgcactcTACATGGATCTCATGCCTGAATCCCTTTTGATTGACCACTGCATGCTAATCTGCACAGATTAAAGGTCGTCCTGGGGTGTCGCAGGTCACGCTGGCCACCATGAACCGTCCAGCTCCAGTGGAACTGTGCCACAAGAACATGCGATTCCTGATCACACACAACCCCACAGACAGCACCCTCAACTCCTTCATTGAGGTGGGAAACAAGTGGCAGCTACAAATACACTGAGGAGCTTCATTAACATGTGCTTGAACTCGTGTCTATCTACTCCTCACTGTCTCTTCCAGGACCTGAAGCGTTATGGCGTTACCACAGTGGTTCGAGTCTGTGACAGCACTTATGACAAAACCCCACTTGAGAAAGACGGCATCACCGTCGTGGTGAGGATCAGCAACACACGTACATAATGTCTCTTCTAAATGATTTGTTAAAATATAAAGAGTTGGAGATCTGTTGTTTGCCTCTCAGGACTGGCCCTTTGACGATGGAGCTCCACCCCCTAGTAAACTGGTGGATGACTGGCTGAGTCTGCTGAAGAAGAAGTTCCAGGAGGATCCGGGATGCTGCGTGGCCGTTCACTGCGTGGCAGGTCTGGGAAGGTAGGACGCTGCAACAGTACCTGTAAAATGGAGCGAAACAATGAAACCCAGGTGTGACTGTGCTCCTATGCGTTCATGCAGAGCCCCTGTCCTGGTTGCTCTGGCTCTGATAGAAAGTGGAATGAAGTATGAAGACGCCATTCAGCTGATCAGGCAGTAAGTTCTGTTCCACACGCACTCCCTTTATTTAATACACATTTTAGttatgtttagtttagttaggTTAAAATCATTGAGATggaatttaatttaaatcacTGCTTTGTGTCCCCAATAATTTAGGAAGCGTCGTGGAGCGATCAACAGCAAACAGCTGACCTACCTGGAGAAATATCGATCCAAGCACAGACTGCGCTTCAAGGACTCTCACGCTCACAAGAACAAGTGTTGTACCATGTGAACCCAAACAAACACCCTCAGCAAACGCTCTCAGGAATCCAACCACACAAGCCTTGTCTCGCTGTCCCTGAGTATAACAGTCAAATACTACACCCACCTCATCATCCCGCGTGTCCACTGGGCATTTTGAATGTTcacatgtgttttatgtttacttGTTATATAATTTACAGGGAGGAAAGTAGAATAAGATAGATGGCAGACAGAAAATGTTAATGCAAATGGTATAATGAGCTTTGTACATAACTTTTCAGGTATGAGTAATACTAGAAATATATCACAGGGCAAagtgcataaaaatgaaaatacacgtgcacatactgtatgtctaagGTACTGGCCTTCAAAACCTCAAGTGATATCGGATTTGTAAACATGCCATAAAGGTTTAAACTTCACCGCAATCAGGGTTTATGATTGCTTATGCAGCATTTCAGTAAGGATTTAAGTAGATGGTGAAGAAAACCCATTAGACACTAGTTCAAATTTGGGAAATTAGAAAATAAGC from Betta splendens chromosome 16, fBetSpl5.4, whole genome shotgun sequence carries:
- the LOC114843595 gene encoding protein tyrosine phosphatase type IVA 3 isoform X1; this encodes MTGNTIKGRPGVSQVTLATMNRPAPVELCHKNMRFLITHNPTDSTLNSFIEDLKRYGVTTVVRVCDSTYDKTPLEKDGITVVDWPFDDGAPPPSKLVDDWLSLLKKKFQEDPGCCVAVHCVAGLGRAPVLVALALIESGMKYEDAIQLIRQKRRGAINSKQLTYLEKYRSKHRLRFKDSHAHKNKCCTM
- the LOC114843595 gene encoding protein tyrosine phosphatase type IVA 3 isoform X2 codes for the protein MNRPAPVELCHKNMRFLITHNPTDSTLNSFIEDLKRYGVTTVVRVCDSTYDKTPLEKDGITVVDWPFDDGAPPPSKLVDDWLSLLKKKFQEDPGCCVAVHCVAGLGRAPVLVALALIESGMKYEDAIQLIRQKRRGAINSKQLTYLEKYRSKHRLRFKDSHAHKNKCCTM